A stretch of DNA from Brevinematia bacterium:
GCACTACAAACACAATTTGTGAATTTTCGGGTACCAGATTTATAATGAGTTCTCAAAATGGCTAAAACAAAGATAAAAAAAGGTTATGTAAAAAGTCTCTTTTCAATCTCACACTTCCTCAAAAACGAAAAAGTAGGAGGTGTAATAGTTCTTGCTTTTGCCATAATTGGGGTAATTTTAGCAAACTCTCCGCTGAAAGATATCTACTTCAAAGTAATTGAGACAAAGATATCCATACACGTTGGGGAATTTCAAATTTCCAAATCACTACTGCACTGGATAAATGACGGACTTATGGTTCTGTTCTTCCTAATGGTTGGTATGGAAATAAAAAGAGAGATGCTAGTTGGTGAGCTTGCTTCCGTAAAGAAAGCTATCTTGCCATCAATTGCTGCGTTAGGGGGAGTATTGATGCCTGTGTTTATATACTCTCTGCTCAACTTTGGTAAAGATAGCTTCAGAGGATGGGGAATACCAATGGCCACAGATATAGCTTTCACTGTCGCAGTGATGATGATGCTTGGAAAACTGATTTCTCATGCATCAAAGGTAAACATTACTGCACTAGCAATAGTTGATGACATAATGGCTTTGGTAGTAATAGCACTATTCTACTCAACTGGAGTAAAACTTGAGTACATCCTATTAGCATTCGGTGTAGTAATTCTTATACTTCTGTTTAACAAACTCGGAATCAGACCAACGATTCTATATGTTATAACGGGCTTTGTGCTCTGGATGCTACTCTCAAAGTCAGGAATACACCCGACGATTGCTGGAGTTCTACTAGCCTTTGCTATACCTTCAAATGCCAGTAATAAGAATTTACCAAAGGAGATAAGAGTTATATCAGAGTCTCTTGAGAAAATATCTAGAAACATTGAAAAAGGAAAACTCCTGGGAGAAACAAAACCCGACTTCCAGGAAACGAAAGCAAAACTTAAAAGTATAGAACCGCCCCTACAGAGGTTTGAAACTTCACTTGCTACATGGGTTGCCTTTTTCGTGCTACCTATCTTTGCCCTAGCAAATTCCGGTGTATGCTTTGGAAACTTCACATGGAGTGATCTAACTCATCCTGTCCTACTGGGAGTTGCTATAGGGCTAATGCTTGGCAAATCCACCGGAATATTCACTTTCTCATATTTTTCAGTAAAACTTGGAATAGCAGAAGTGTCGGAAAAAGTTTCATGGAAGGAGTTTTACGGAGTTTCCTGGCTTGCAGGAATAGGGTTTACAATGGCTCTATTCATAGCTCACCTTTCCTTCAGCACCTTTCCACACTACCTTGACTTAGCAAAGGTTGGCATATACGTAGGCAGTATAGGTTCAACAGTGGTAGGAATTGTGCTATTGATACTCTTTAAAGGTAGAAGTAAACAAACTTTACCGCAACCCCCTTCTACTCTATCTCCTTAATCATAGCGGTTTCATCACAGTGATTTAGCTTAGGACATACAAGACAATCAGACCAAACCTTTTCTGGAAAAATTTCCTTACTAACCTCTCTAAAACCTAACTTCCTGAAAAATTCCTCACTTCTTGTAAGCACAAAAACTTTCTTTACCCCCATAGCCTTAGCCATCTCCAAACCCCTCTCTACTAGCATTCTTCCTATCCCTCTTTTCTGCAACTCCTGCTTCACCGCTAGTGTTCTAAATTCAACAACTTCTTCGCTATAAAACTTCATAGCCATACTCCCAACAACATCTCCCTCTATATCAGCTATAATGAAATTCCTTATATGATCCAAAATATCATCTTTACTCCTATGCAAAAGCTCTCCTTTGTCAACGAAGGGTTTTATCAGCTCATATATACTGTCAACATCACCAGGTGTAGCCTCCCTTATCACTACCACCCTTTCCAACCTAAACCTCCTCGCTCTCCTCTTGCATTTGTTTCCAAATCCTAGCACACATAGATGCTAATTCCCTTACCCTTGATATATAGTTTGCCCTCTCAGTAACACTTATAGCGTTTCTCGCATCCAAAATGTTAAAAATGTGTGAACACTTTATTGTTAAATCATACGCAGGAAAAACAAGTCTCCTTTCTATAAGCCTTCTAGCTTCTTTCTCATAGTTATTGAACAACTCAAAATACATCCCAACTTCCGCAAGTTCAAAGTTATACACCGAGTATTCATACTCAAACATTCTTTGCAAATCCCCGTACTTTATCTCTTCATTCCACTTTAGGTCAAAAACATTGCTTACATCCTGAAGATACATAGCAATTCTTTCTGAGCCATAGGTTATCTCAACAGGCACAGGATCAAGCTCTATCCCACCAACTGCCTGGAAGTAAGTGAATTGCGTTATTTCCATACCGTCAAGCCATACTTCCCATCCAAGTCCCCACGCACCTAATGTTGGAGACTCCCAGTCATCATGAACAAACCTTATATCATGTTCCTTAGTATCTATTCCTAGCCTTTCAAGACTCTCTAAATACATTTCCTGAATATTTATTGGCGACGGTTTCATAATCACCTGAAACTGATAGTAAAACCCTAGCCTGTTAGGATTCTGTCCATATCTACCGTCAGTAGGTCTTCTGCAAGGTTCAACATAAGCTACATTCCAGGGTTTTTTACCTATTACCCGCAAAAAGGTATCAGGATTGAAAGTTCCAGCTCCTACTTCAAGATCCCATCCTTCC
This window harbors:
- the nhaA gene encoding Na+/H+ antiporter NhaA, encoding MAKTKIKKGYVKSLFSISHFLKNEKVGGVIVLAFAIIGVILANSPLKDIYFKVIETKISIHVGEFQISKSLLHWINDGLMVLFFLMVGMEIKREMLVGELASVKKAILPSIAALGGVLMPVFIYSLLNFGKDSFRGWGIPMATDIAFTVAVMMMLGKLISHASKVNITALAIVDDIMALVVIALFYSTGVKLEYILLAFGVVILILLFNKLGIRPTILYVITGFVLWMLLSKSGIHPTIAGVLLAFAIPSNASNKNLPKEIRVISESLEKISRNIEKGKLLGETKPDFQETKAKLKSIEPPLQRFETSLATWVAFFVLPIFALANSGVCFGNFTWSDLTHPVLLGVAIGLMLGKSTGIFTFSYFSVKLGIAEVSEKVSWKEFYGVSWLAGIGFTMALFIAHLSFSTFPHYLDLAKVGIYVGSIGSTVVGIVLLILFKGRSKQTLPQPPSTLSP
- a CDS encoding N-acetyltransferase, yielding MVVIREATPGDVDSIYELIKPFVDKGELLHRSKDDILDHIRNFIIADIEGDVVGSMAMKFYSEEVVEFRTLAVKQELQKRGIGRMLVERGLEMAKAMGVKKVFVLTRSEEFFRKLGFREVSKEIFPEKVWSDCLVCPKLNHCDETAMIKEIE
- a CDS encoding glycine--tRNA ligase subunit alpha, which codes for MYFQDVLMELKRFWAEKGCIIREGWDLEVGAGTFNPDTFLRVIGKKPWNVAYVEPCRRPTDGRYGQNPNRLGFYYQFQVIMKPSPINIQEMYLESLERLGIDTKEHDIRFVHDDWESPTLGAWGLGWEVWLDGMEITQFTYFQAVGGIELDPVPVEITYGSERIAMYLQDVSNVFDLKWNEEIKYGDLQRMFEYEYSVYNFELAEVGMYFELFNNYEKEARRLIERRLVFPAYDLTIKCSHIFNILDARNAISVTERANYISRVRELASMCARIWKQMQEESEEV